From a single Microbacterium murale genomic region:
- a CDS encoding tRNA (adenine-N1)-methyltransferase has protein sequence MSVASARQSGPFRDGDRVQLTGPKNRLHTVTLSADGELHTHHGVLRHRDLIGLPDGSVVVNSSGHEYLALRPLLRDFAMSMPRGAAIVYPKDAAQIVMQADIFPGATVVEAGVGSGALSLSLLRAVGTTGTLVSFERRDDFAEVARANVETFFGESPDTWRVVVGDLLEALPAEVPAGTVDRVVLDMLAPWEVMDVVADALTPGGVVLCYVATATQLSRVAEFIRGTGLFTDPDASETMVRGWHVEGLAVRPDHRMVAHTGFLLTARRLAPGTIAPEVKRRASKSSYGDDDVELWTPGAVGDREITDKNLRKRVREATKAADGSRRAAASRDSEHRSQ, from the coding sequence ATGAGTGTCGCATCCGCGCGTCAGAGCGGCCCGTTCCGTGACGGCGACCGCGTACAGCTCACCGGTCCCAAGAACCGACTGCACACGGTCACGCTCAGTGCAGACGGTGAGCTGCACACGCACCATGGCGTGCTCAGACACCGTGATCTGATCGGCCTGCCCGACGGCTCGGTCGTCGTCAACAGTTCCGGTCATGAGTACTTGGCGCTTCGCCCCCTGCTGCGCGATTTCGCGATGTCGATGCCACGTGGTGCGGCGATCGTGTATCCGAAGGACGCTGCCCAGATCGTGATGCAGGCAGACATCTTCCCTGGCGCGACGGTGGTCGAAGCCGGCGTCGGTTCCGGCGCGCTCTCGCTATCGCTGCTGCGCGCCGTCGGGACGACCGGGACCCTCGTGTCGTTCGAGCGACGCGACGACTTCGCGGAAGTCGCGAGGGCCAATGTCGAGACGTTCTTCGGAGAATCTCCGGATACCTGGCGTGTCGTTGTGGGAGACCTGCTCGAAGCGCTGCCGGCAGAGGTCCCGGCCGGGACCGTCGATCGTGTCGTCCTCGACATGCTGGCGCCGTGGGAGGTCATGGACGTCGTAGCCGACGCCCTGACACCCGGTGGTGTCGTGCTCTGCTATGTCGCGACGGCCACGCAGCTGTCGAGAGTCGCCGAGTTCATCCGCGGCACCGGCCTGTTCACCGACCCCGACGCGTCCGAGACGATGGTTCGCGGCTGGCACGTCGAAGGCCTCGCCGTGCGCCCTGATCACCGCATGGTCGCCCACACCGGGTTCCTCCTCACCGCCCGCCGGCTGGCCCCGGGAACGATCGCGCCTGAGGTCAAGCGTCGCGCGTCGAAGTCCAGCTACGGCGACGACGATGTCGAGCTGTGGACGCCAGGGGCGGTAGGTGATCGTGAGATCACAGACAAGAACCTGCGTAAACGTGTCAGAGAGGCCACCAAAGCTGCGGATGGATCGCGTCGAGCTGCCGCTTCGCGCGATTCCGAGCACCGTTCGCAATAG
- the tatA gene encoding Sec-independent protein translocase subunit TatA, with translation MAGLTGWHLLVLVLVILLLFGAAKLPALAKSMGQSARLFKGEMKAMKDDDGKTDGKSDQASVDVANSSAAPDKGASAPRSDSGTTT, from the coding sequence ATGGCTGGATTGACCGGTTGGCATCTGCTCGTACTCGTGCTCGTCATCCTGTTGCTGTTCGGAGCTGCGAAGCTCCCAGCGCTGGCAAAGAGCATGGGACAGTCCGCGCGGCTCTTCAAGGGCGAGATGAAGGCGATGAAGGACGACGACGGTAAAACCGACGGAAAGTCCGACCAGGCTTCGGTCGACGTCGCGAACTCGTCTGCGGCACCAGACAAGGGCGCTTCTGCACCCAGGTCTGACAGCGGCACCACTACCTGA
- a CDS encoding helix-turn-helix transcriptional regulator, which produces MAARIPPEERQTNLVVALMATEIGLTKQQILDNISGYRQRADAGTRADALEKMFERDKDDLRTLGVPIETIGDPGDANDLREARYRIPKAEYDLPEDIEFSAAELAVLTLAGSVWSAESSSADAQAGVRKIRALGIDGDEPIIGFAPRITVRESSFAPLQSAIEDCRIVAFDYLKPGEESPRRRRVEPLALLDYGARWHVYGIDLDADDERTFLLSRIVGDVVVTKQTFDAGLREGAGDRALAGLEAVAARNSALLEITPGTEAALRLGRRSTPQVQGFSVPFVDVHIFADELASYGPEVRVVEPAALKDAVIARLEATVAAHAEPARSDSDRSDGGEH; this is translated from the coding sequence ATGGCTGCCCGGATCCCGCCCGAAGAACGTCAGACGAATCTCGTCGTGGCGTTGATGGCCACGGAGATCGGGCTCACGAAACAGCAGATCCTCGATAACATCTCCGGATATCGGCAACGCGCCGATGCGGGGACGCGCGCGGACGCACTCGAGAAGATGTTCGAGCGGGACAAGGACGACCTGCGCACACTCGGCGTCCCGATCGAGACGATCGGCGACCCAGGAGACGCGAACGACCTCCGAGAAGCCAGATATCGAATCCCGAAAGCCGAGTACGACCTGCCGGAGGACATCGAATTCAGCGCGGCTGAGCTCGCAGTCCTGACACTGGCGGGCAGCGTCTGGAGCGCGGAGTCATCATCCGCAGACGCACAGGCCGGGGTGCGCAAGATCCGCGCCCTTGGCATCGACGGCGACGAGCCGATCATCGGCTTCGCGCCGCGCATCACTGTACGCGAGAGCAGTTTCGCGCCGTTGCAGAGCGCGATCGAGGACTGCCGCATCGTCGCATTCGATTATCTGAAGCCGGGGGAGGAGTCGCCGCGCCGTCGGCGAGTCGAGCCCCTCGCGCTGTTGGATTACGGGGCGCGCTGGCATGTCTACGGGATCGACCTCGATGCGGATGACGAGCGCACCTTCCTGCTCAGCCGCATCGTCGGCGACGTCGTCGTGACCAAGCAGACCTTCGATGCCGGGCTGCGCGAAGGAGCGGGCGATCGCGCACTCGCCGGGCTCGAGGCAGTCGCCGCTCGCAACTCCGCGTTGCTCGAGATCACTCCGGGCACTGAGGCGGCGCTACGACTCGGCCGCCGTTCGACCCCGCAGGTGCAGGGATTCAGCGTTCCGTTCGTCGACGTGCACATCTTCGCCGACGAGCTCGCCTCCTACGGTCCCGAGGTCCGCGTCGTGGAGCCGGCCGCGTTGAAGGACGCCGTGATCGCTCGACTCGAAGCAACGGTCGCAGCCCATGCCGAGCCGGCCCGTTCCGACTCTGATCGAAGCGACGGAGGGGAGCACTGA
- a CDS encoding undecaprenyl-diphosphate phosphatase, with protein MHLLEALFLGVIQGLTEFLPISSSAHLRIVGTFTGSGEDPGAAFTAITQIGTEAAVVVFFWRDIVRIIGHWFRSLIGKLPRNDPDAKMGWLIIIGSIPIVILGLLFQDQIETVLRSMWVVAIMLILFGILLGVADYVGAKRRKLDQITYPHGILYGFAQALALIPGVSRSGGTITMGLFLGYERAAAARYAFLLAIPAVFGSGFFQLFKSWDAPDQYFSMGETLAATGIAFVVALGVIAFFMNWISKHSFLPFVIYRILLGATLLILLGTGVIAG; from the coding sequence ATGCACTTGCTCGAAGCGCTGTTCCTCGGCGTCATCCAGGGACTCACTGAGTTTCTCCCGATCTCCTCCAGCGCGCACCTGCGCATCGTCGGGACGTTCACCGGCTCGGGTGAGGATCCCGGCGCCGCATTCACCGCGATAACGCAGATCGGCACGGAAGCGGCCGTCGTGGTCTTCTTCTGGCGCGACATCGTGCGCATCATCGGCCACTGGTTCCGCTCGCTGATCGGGAAGCTGCCGCGCAATGATCCCGACGCCAAGATGGGGTGGCTGATCATCATCGGCAGCATCCCGATCGTCATTCTCGGGCTGCTGTTCCAAGACCAGATCGAGACGGTGCTGCGGTCGATGTGGGTCGTGGCGATCATGCTGATCCTCTTCGGAATCCTGCTCGGGGTCGCCGACTACGTCGGCGCGAAGCGTCGCAAGCTCGACCAGATCACCTATCCGCACGGCATCCTCTACGGGTTCGCGCAGGCGCTGGCGCTGATCCCCGGAGTGTCGCGTTCCGGCGGCACCATCACGATGGGACTGTTCCTCGGTTATGAGCGGGCAGCAGCGGCGCGCTATGCGTTCCTTCTTGCCATCCCGGCGGTGTTCGGCAGCGGCTTCTTCCAGTTGTTCAAGAGCTGGGACGCGCCGGACCAGTACTTCTCGATGGGGGAGACCCTGGCGGCGACCGGAATCGCGTTCGTGGTGGCGCTCGGCGTGATCGCATTCTTCATGAACTGGATCTCGAAGCACAGCTTCCTGCCGTTCGTGATCTACCGCATCCTGCTCGGGGCGACGCTGCTGATCCTGCTGGGCACCGGAGTGATCGCGGGCTGA
- a CDS encoding DEAD/DEAH box helicase, translated as MTSPAERYAAARDAASHPETAAFAGRQDFDLDPFQIEGCHALERGHSVLVAAPTGAGKTIVGEFAIHLAMQTPNDKAFYTTPMKALSNQKFRELVEVYGADQVGLLTGDTNINGNARIVVMTTEVLRNMIYADSAALADLRYVIMDEVHYLADRFRGAVWEEVIIHLPSQVRLVSLSATVSNAEEFGDWLDTVRGDTEVIVSEIRPVPLEQHVLVRDDLLPLFDDRAGVATATVNQELMRIRSFTGSRYDSNKRAQSYISGKHAGRQSPRPQRGGRRPVRAANTQRIERMDRPEVIRLLERTNLLPAIFFIFSRVGCDAAVQQVRRSGLRLTTAEERTEIRELVEERTRSLQDEDLGVLGYFEWVENLERGIASHHAGLLPAFKEVVEELYRRKLVKVVFATETLALGINMPARTVVLEKMEKFNGEARVAITSGEYTQLTGRAGRRGIDVEGHAVVQWTEGMDPQAVAALASRRTYPLNSSFRPTYNMAVNLIDMFGRPRARQILESSFAQFQADRAVVGLARQVREAEESLAGYVSAMQCEHGDFLEYAGIRRELSDLEKKNRQDAHAPRAARDKRMKRIQSLRTKMQRHGCHNCPEREMHARWAERYWKLKRQTDRTRAQIETRTGTVARVFDRVVEVLAALDYVTGTGDGTALTDAGRTMRRIYGERDLLVAESLRQGLWKGLDAPSLAAMACCLVYEPRRDEANSGEPGLPRGAFRGAYEKTTALWSELDDLEQDHHLPGSEPLAAGLAGAMHSWARGALLDRVLVDADMAAGDFVRWAKQTIDLLDQLSIVAEDMEVARTARQALDGVRRGIVSYSSM; from the coding sequence ATGACCTCGCCTGCCGAGCGATACGCCGCCGCCCGCGATGCGGCATCCCATCCCGAGACTGCGGCATTCGCCGGACGACAGGACTTCGACCTGGATCCGTTCCAGATCGAAGGCTGTCACGCGCTCGAACGGGGTCATAGCGTGCTGGTGGCAGCTCCGACCGGTGCGGGCAAGACCATCGTCGGCGAGTTCGCGATCCATCTCGCGATGCAGACACCGAACGACAAGGCGTTCTACACGACACCGATGAAAGCGCTGTCGAACCAGAAATTCCGCGAGCTCGTCGAGGTGTACGGGGCGGACCAGGTCGGTCTGCTCACGGGCGACACGAACATCAACGGCAACGCGCGCATCGTCGTGATGACGACCGAGGTGCTGCGGAACATGATCTACGCGGATTCGGCAGCTCTGGCAGATCTGCGCTACGTCATCATGGACGAGGTGCATTACCTGGCTGACCGCTTCCGCGGCGCCGTCTGGGAAGAGGTCATCATCCACCTGCCGTCGCAGGTGCGTCTGGTCTCGCTCAGCGCAACGGTGTCCAATGCCGAGGAGTTCGGAGACTGGCTCGACACTGTGCGCGGAGACACCGAGGTCATCGTGTCGGAGATCCGCCCGGTGCCCCTCGAGCAGCACGTGCTGGTGCGCGATGACCTGCTGCCGTTGTTCGACGATCGGGCCGGGGTCGCCACGGCGACGGTCAACCAGGAACTGATGCGCATCCGATCGTTCACCGGCTCGCGCTACGACAGCAACAAACGGGCGCAGTCGTACATCAGCGGCAAGCACGCAGGCCGTCAGAGCCCCCGCCCGCAGCGGGGCGGACGCCGTCCGGTGCGCGCAGCGAACACGCAGCGCATCGAACGAATGGACCGGCCGGAAGTCATCCGGCTGCTGGAGCGCACCAATCTGCTCCCGGCGATCTTCTTCATATTCAGCAGGGTCGGCTGTGACGCCGCTGTCCAGCAGGTTCGTCGTTCCGGCCTGCGGCTGACGACGGCGGAAGAGCGCACCGAGATCCGGGAACTCGTCGAGGAGCGCACGCGATCTCTGCAGGATGAGGACCTGGGGGTGCTCGGCTACTTCGAATGGGTCGAGAACCTCGAGCGGGGAATCGCCTCGCATCACGCAGGCCTCCTCCCGGCCTTCAAAGAGGTTGTGGAAGAGCTCTATCGCCGAAAACTCGTCAAGGTCGTCTTCGCCACCGAGACGCTCGCGCTCGGCATCAACATGCCGGCCCGCACCGTGGTGCTGGAGAAGATGGAGAAGTTCAACGGTGAAGCGCGCGTCGCCATCACCTCGGGGGAGTACACTCAGCTCACGGGGCGTGCGGGTCGTCGGGGGATCGACGTCGAGGGGCACGCCGTCGTGCAGTGGACCGAGGGAATGGATCCCCAGGCCGTCGCCGCTCTCGCTTCGCGGCGCACATACCCGCTGAACTCCAGCTTCCGGCCCACGTACAACATGGCGGTCAACCTGATCGACATGTTCGGGCGGCCCCGTGCACGCCAGATCCTCGAGTCGTCGTTCGCTCAGTTCCAGGCCGACCGTGCAGTCGTGGGGCTCGCCCGCCAGGTGCGGGAAGCGGAGGAGTCCCTCGCCGGCTACGTGTCTGCGATGCAGTGCGAGCACGGTGACTTTCTCGAGTACGCCGGAATCCGCCGCGAACTCAGTGACCTGGAGAAGAAGAACCGACAGGACGCGCACGCGCCACGCGCAGCACGAGACAAGCGTATGAAGCGCATCCAGTCGCTGCGCACCAAGATGCAGCGTCACGGTTGCCACAACTGCCCGGAACGCGAGATGCACGCGCGTTGGGCTGAGCGCTACTGGAAGCTGAAGCGCCAGACCGACCGCACCCGTGCGCAGATCGAGACCCGCACCGGCACCGTTGCACGCGTCTTCGACCGCGTGGTCGAGGTACTCGCCGCGCTGGACTATGTCACCGGCACGGGCGACGGCACGGCTCTCACCGACGCCGGACGAACCATGCGGCGCATATACGGCGAGCGGGATCTGCTGGTCGCCGAGTCGTTGCGTCAGGGACTCTGGAAGGGCTTGGATGCACCGTCGCTCGCGGCGATGGCGTGCTGCCTGGTGTACGAGCCTCGTCGAGACGAGGCGAACTCCGGCGAGCCCGGATTGCCGCGCGGTGCGTTCCGCGGAGCGTATGAGAAGACCACGGCGCTGTGGTCTGAACTCGACGACCTCGAGCAGGATCATCATCTGCCCGGCTCTGAGCCGCTCGCGGCCGGACTCGCGGGCGCGATGCACTCCTGGGCGCGCGGCGCCCTGCTCGATCGTGTGCTCGTCGATGCCGACATGGCGGCGGGCGATTTCGTCCGCTGGGCGAAGCAGACGATCGATCTGCTCGATCAGCTGTCGATCGTCGCAGAGGACATGGAAGTCGCCCGCACGGCACGCCAGGCGCTGGACGGCGTCCGGCGCGGCATCGTCTCATATTCGTCGATGTGA
- the tatC gene encoding twin-arginine translocase subunit TatC codes for MSLGGHLVELRRRLMISAAALVVAMILGFFLSDPVIAFITEPVQKIAEARGDDLVGLTFSSVTSPFDLRMRIAFSLGIFLAAPVWLWQIWAFIMPGLTRKEIKYTVGFVASAVPLFFVGCYVGALVVPHVIELMATFTPEGANNLFEAKQFYDFSLKLMLVVGVSFVLPVFLVALNVAGVMSGRAILKGWRVAILIATVFAALATPAADVVSMLMLAGILVVLFFAAAGLSVLFDRRKSKRAKAEGLLPDVEV; via the coding sequence ATGTCGCTCGGCGGCCACCTCGTGGAGTTGCGCCGACGGCTGATGATCTCCGCGGCGGCACTCGTCGTCGCCATGATCCTGGGGTTCTTCCTCTCTGACCCTGTGATCGCCTTCATCACTGAGCCGGTGCAGAAGATCGCAGAGGCCCGCGGCGACGACCTCGTCGGCCTGACGTTCTCGTCCGTGACCTCGCCATTCGATCTCAGGATGCGAATCGCGTTCTCTCTCGGTATCTTCCTCGCGGCGCCCGTGTGGCTGTGGCAGATCTGGGCGTTCATCATGCCCGGCCTCACCCGCAAGGAGATCAAGTACACGGTCGGTTTCGTCGCATCCGCCGTTCCGCTCTTCTTCGTCGGTTGCTACGTCGGCGCACTCGTCGTGCCGCACGTGATCGAGCTCATGGCCACGTTCACGCCCGAAGGTGCGAACAACCTCTTCGAGGCGAAGCAGTTCTACGACTTCAGTCTGAAGCTCATGCTCGTCGTCGGTGTCTCTTTCGTGCTGCCGGTGTTCCTGGTCGCGCTGAACGTCGCCGGCGTCATGTCGGGACGAGCGATCCTGAAGGGGTGGCGTGTCGCGATCCTCATCGCCACCGTGTTCGCCGCTCTCGCGACGCCTGCTGCCGATGTCGTCAGCATGCTGATGCTCGCCGGAATCCTCGTGGTGCTGTTCTTCGCCGCTGCAGGTCTGTCCGTTCTGTTCGACCGTCGCAAGAGCAAGCGCGCAAAGGCTGAGGGCCTGCTCCCGGACGTCGAGGTATGA
- a CDS encoding FKBP-type peptidyl-prolyl cis-trans isomerase, with the protein MRKTSAALATLSLALVALTGCTAAPAFGGAACDRAAATSEIDDIATITGEVGNKPDVELFTPVGAEKSSFSDVVVGTGPALTSPTQSTVLEFALYSGKTGEPVAGTAFDEEKAQLVSIDYWSQRVPAFGEALECATEGSRVLSVISAEDFGAQNLASFELEEDEPVVAVFDVVKVFPSKADGAPQYNDAAGMPTVVRAADGRPGIIVPDSAAPKDLVVQTLIKGDGEKVADDDTVLVNYTGVTWADKTVFDSSWDRGAAAFDLTALIPGMTQGLTGQTVGSQVLIVVPPELGYGEAGSGAVPANSTLVFVVDILGIDPPAAPAQ; encoded by the coding sequence GTGCGTAAAACGTCTGCCGCTCTGGCCACACTCAGTCTCGCCCTCGTCGCCCTGACGGGGTGCACTGCGGCACCCGCATTCGGCGGCGCCGCGTGCGATCGTGCAGCGGCCACCAGCGAGATCGATGACATCGCGACGATCACCGGCGAGGTCGGCAACAAGCCGGATGTCGAGCTGTTCACGCCGGTCGGAGCCGAGAAGAGTTCCTTCAGCGACGTCGTCGTCGGCACGGGGCCGGCGCTCACGAGCCCCACGCAGAGCACCGTGCTCGAATTCGCCCTCTACTCGGGAAAGACCGGTGAACCTGTCGCCGGCACCGCGTTCGATGAGGAGAAGGCGCAGCTCGTCAGCATCGACTACTGGTCGCAGCGGGTGCCCGCGTTCGGCGAGGCGCTGGAATGCGCCACGGAAGGAAGCCGGGTGCTTTCGGTGATCTCTGCCGAAGACTTCGGCGCACAGAACCTGGCGAGCTTCGAACTCGAGGAAGACGAGCCCGTCGTCGCCGTGTTCGATGTGGTCAAGGTCTTCCCGTCGAAGGCTGACGGCGCCCCGCAGTACAACGACGCTGCCGGCATGCCGACCGTGGTCCGCGCGGCGGATGGCCGCCCTGGCATCATCGTCCCCGACAGCGCTGCTCCGAAGGATCTCGTCGTGCAGACCCTCATCAAGGGCGATGGCGAGAAGGTCGCGGATGACGACACCGTGCTCGTCAATTACACGGGTGTGACCTGGGCGGACAAGACCGTCTTCGACTCGTCCTGGGACCGCGGCGCCGCGGCGTTCGATCTCACCGCGCTGATTCCCGGCATGACACAGGGCCTGACGGGCCAGACCGTCGGTTCGCAGGTGCTCATCGTGGTTCCGCCGGAGCTCGGATACGGAGAAGCGGGCAGCGGTGCTGTCCCCGCGAATTCCACCCTTGTCTTCGTCGTCGACATCCTCGGCATCGATCCGCCTGCGGCTCCCGCACAGTGA
- a CDS encoding helix-turn-helix transcriptional regulator gives MAEKSKPVLASDRVRAYLTLVPYLLERGQVSLEEAAGEFGVTIAEMRGMVEKLTVIGLPGDGGYWQQPHEMFDINWDLLDEEDIIEITNDVGLRRVPRFTAREAAALLAGLQVVAAVPAVSNSGLVAGLLAKLSRAAANAPADVVIAPIAVDAVRDVVASALSRGVAVSFRYQAPDAAATTRTVDPVQVLITGGQWYLQGWCHLREAMRTFHLDRVSEPELTDIPITHADDLVPDAFGTVGDDDEVTVRLPERLVPLLGDYVRAGNAELRDGFVTVRIPISDPRGIKRVAGRFGGSLEVRHPEVARAATREWAGDGLALYRHP, from the coding sequence ATGGCGGAGAAGTCGAAACCGGTCCTCGCGTCAGATCGTGTTCGGGCATATCTCACACTGGTGCCGTATCTCCTCGAGCGCGGGCAGGTCTCGCTCGAGGAGGCCGCCGGCGAGTTCGGCGTCACGATCGCCGAGATGCGCGGAATGGTGGAGAAGCTCACGGTCATCGGGTTGCCCGGTGACGGCGGATACTGGCAGCAGCCGCACGAGATGTTCGACATCAACTGGGATCTCCTCGATGAAGAGGACATCATCGAGATCACCAACGACGTCGGGCTTCGCCGAGTGCCGCGATTCACCGCACGAGAGGCCGCTGCGCTCCTTGCCGGCCTGCAGGTGGTCGCGGCTGTGCCTGCGGTGTCGAATTCGGGCCTGGTCGCCGGGCTGCTCGCCAAGCTCTCCAGGGCGGCGGCCAATGCACCGGCTGATGTCGTCATCGCGCCGATCGCGGTCGACGCGGTGCGCGATGTCGTCGCAAGTGCGCTGAGCCGCGGAGTCGCCGTTTCGTTTCGCTATCAGGCGCCGGATGCCGCCGCCACGACCCGCACGGTCGACCCGGTGCAGGTCCTGATCACCGGCGGACAGTGGTATCTGCAGGGCTGGTGCCATCTTCGCGAGGCGATGCGCACGTTCCACCTCGATCGTGTCAGCGAGCCCGAGCTCACCGACATCCCGATCACACACGCCGACGACCTGGTGCCGGACGCATTCGGCACGGTCGGAGACGACGACGAGGTCACCGTGCGGCTGCCAGAGCGCCTGGTTCCATTGCTGGGCGACTACGTACGAGCAGGCAACGCAGAACTCCGTGACGGGTTCGTCACGGTGCGCATACCGATTTCTGACCCGCGAGGTATCAAACGCGTCGCCGGTCGCTTCGGCGGAAGTCTCGAAGTGCGCCACCCCGAAGTCGCTCGCGCGGCGACACGGGAGTGGGCAGGGGACGGACTCGCGCTTTACCGTCACCCTTAA
- a CDS encoding PAC2 family protein, with the protein MDALGNRIVVVAFDGWNDAGEAASGAIEMLRESTEYELVHTVDPELYFDYQYTRPSSKMDATGHRDLRWPEAALWRPTAASVDGSPEFWLLTGVEPARTWQAFANEFIDIALRDDVTGFITLGAMLSDVPHTRPISIFASSANEQVRESLGLERSLYEGPVGILSVIEHFAERAGIPTANLWASVPHYVASAAPSPKATLALLDRLEELTGIDMPRERLRTDAATWEASIDAAAADDEEMTEYIHQLERTRDTWDSPEASGDAIAQAFERYLRRRGDGPGDHKR; encoded by the coding sequence ATGGATGCACTGGGAAACCGCATAGTCGTCGTCGCGTTCGATGGCTGGAACGACGCCGGCGAGGCGGCGAGCGGCGCGATCGAGATGCTGCGCGAGAGTACCGAGTACGAACTCGTGCACACCGTCGACCCCGAGCTGTACTTCGACTACCAGTACACCCGCCCGTCGAGCAAGATGGACGCGACCGGGCACCGCGACCTGCGCTGGCCGGAAGCGGCACTGTGGCGTCCGACCGCTGCATCGGTCGACGGGTCCCCGGAGTTCTGGCTGCTCACCGGCGTGGAACCCGCCCGCACGTGGCAGGCGTTCGCCAACGAGTTCATCGACATCGCTCTGCGCGACGATGTCACCGGGTTCATCACTCTCGGCGCGATGCTCTCCGATGTGCCGCACACCCGACCGATCTCGATCTTCGCGTCGAGTGCCAACGAGCAGGTCCGTGAATCCCTGGGCCTCGAGCGCTCGCTGTACGAGGGCCCCGTCGGCATCCTCAGCGTGATCGAGCACTTCGCCGAGCGCGCAGGCATCCCCACCGCCAATCTCTGGGCGAGCGTGCCGCATTACGTGGCATCCGCCGCACCGTCCCCCAAGGCGACTCTCGCTCTGCTTGATCGTCTGGAGGAGCTGACCGGCATCGACATGCCGCGTGAACGACTCCGGACGGATGCCGCCACCTGGGAGGCATCGATCGACGCAGCGGCTGCGGATGACGAAGAGATGACCGAGTACATCCACCAGCTCGAACGGACCCGAGACACCTGGGACTCCCCCGAGGCTTCAGGCGACGCGATCGCGCAGGCGTTCGAGCGTTACCTTCGTCGCCGAGGCGACGGCCCCGGCGACCATAAGCGCTGA
- a CDS encoding HAD family hydrolase gives MSQKPRAVLWDMDGTLVDTEPYWMAAETALVQSFGGTWTHEQALQLVGNGLLDSAMLLRAAGVDMEPDAIVDRLTDDVRTSLATQGVSFRPGAKALLRDLQANGIRTALVTMSLRRMALSVVELIEFDAFEHIVAGDDVELPKPHPEPYLNAAGLLDIDILDAVVIEDSHTGVRAGVASGAVTLGVPHMVSLDGVGAHALWPTLENRTAQDIIDLYASAKSEQTEGALR, from the coding sequence GTGAGTCAAAAGCCCCGCGCGGTCCTCTGGGACATGGATGGAACACTGGTCGACACCGAACCGTACTGGATGGCGGCGGAGACGGCGCTGGTGCAGTCCTTCGGGGGAACGTGGACGCACGAGCAGGCACTGCAGCTCGTCGGGAACGGTCTTCTCGACAGCGCGATGCTGCTGAGGGCCGCGGGCGTCGACATGGAACCGGATGCGATCGTCGACAGGCTCACGGACGATGTGCGCACCTCACTGGCCACGCAGGGTGTGTCGTTCCGTCCCGGAGCGAAAGCGCTGCTGAGGGATCTTCAGGCCAACGGCATCCGCACCGCGCTGGTGACGATGTCGCTGCGACGCATGGCTCTCAGCGTCGTCGAGCTCATCGAATTCGACGCGTTCGAGCACATCGTCGCCGGCGATGACGTCGAACTGCCGAAGCCGCATCCGGAACCGTATCTGAACGCGGCCGGGCTGCTCGACATCGACATCCTCGACGCCGTCGTGATCGAAGACTCCCACACAGGCGTGCGCGCCGGCGTGGCATCCGGTGCTGTGACGCTCGGCGTTCCGCACATGGTGTCTCTCGATGGGGTGGGGGCGCACGCGCTCTGGCCCACCCTCGAGAACCGCACCGCTCAGGACATCATCGATCTGTACGCCTCTGCGAAGTCCGAGCAGACGGAAGGAGCGCTGCGATGA